A single region of the Ctenopharyngodon idella isolate HZGC_01 chromosome 21, HZGC01, whole genome shotgun sequence genome encodes:
- the LOC127503293 gene encoding beta-1,3-galactosyl-O-glycosyl-glycoprotein beta-1,6-N-acetylglucosaminyltransferase 4-like, whose protein sequence is MKRLWLHLKLKNVCFVSFTLAIIICCFMIIILRVNEGGGGQEAGLSERLRLTVKYGINCTAIYEMEPVEVGKTLVIRKQKTYVGATDQTIVNATSDCDWFVVTQGYAGIQGTEFEHEFPLAYSLVVHQDAALVERLLRAIYMPHNIYCIHYDLKSSTDFISAIKGLARCIPNVFIASKLERVQYAGISRLRADLNCLSDLLDSEVKWKYVINLSGQDFPLRTNGELVSDLKELKGRNMVESKWPGGKKERWSVHHILKNNNEYYDTPVSTSEEKSPPPHNIEMFVGSAYFTLSREFVVFVRWSFLARDFLAWSEDTYSPDEHFWATLVRVPGVPGEVHRSDPEISELISKTRLVKWSYLEENLYPLCTGVHVRAVCIYGAAELRWLLNYGHWFANKVDPKVDPVLIECLEENLAEKRLNVQSKV, encoded by the coding sequence ATGAAAAGATTGTGGCTTCACCTCAAACTGAAAAATGTCTGTTTCGTCAGTTTTACACTAGCAATCATTATATGCTGTTTTATGATCATAATTTTAAGAGTAAatgaaggaggaggaggacagGAAGCAGGATTGTCGGAAAGGCTGCGGCTGACAGTAAAATATGGCATTAACTGCACAGCAATATATGAAATGGAACCTGTGGAAGTGGGCAAAACTTTAGTCATCCGCAAGCAAAAAACCTATGTAGGGGCAACTGACCAGACTATCGTGAATGCCACCTCTGATTGTGATTGGTTTGTTGTGACACAGGGCTATGCTGGGATTCAAGGCACTGAATTTGAGCATGAATTTCCTCTTGCTTACTCTTTGGTTGTTCACCAGGATGCGGCTCTTGTAGAGAGGTTGCTCAGGGCTATTTATATGCCCCATAACATATATTGCATACATTATGATCTGAAGTCTTcaactgactttatttcagcAATTAAAGGTCTGGCCCGCTGCATCCCCAACGTCTTCATTGCCTCAAAACTGGAGAGGGTTCAATATGCAGGCATCTCACGACTCAGAGCGGATCTCAACTGCCTGTCTGACCTCCTAGATTCTGAGGTTAAGTGGAAGTATGTCATCAACCTGTCTGGTCAGGACTTTCCACTGCGGACAAACGGCGAGCTGGTGTCGGATCTAAAGGAGCTGAAAGGCAGGAACATGGTGGAGAGCAAGTGGCCTGGAGGAAAGAAAGAGCGCTGGAGTGTTCATCATATCCTGAAAAATAACAATGAGTACTATGACACACCTGTCAGCACTTCTGAGGAGAAATCTCCACCTCCTCACAACATTGAAATGTTTGTGGGCAGTGCGTACTTTACTCTCTCAAGGGAATTTGTGGTTTTTGTTCGCTGGAGCTTCCTAGCCAGGGATTTCTTGGCTTGGTCTGAGGATACATACTCACCTGATGAACATTTCTGGGCGACTCTGGTTCGTGTGCCTGGAGTACCAGGTGAGGTGCACAGATCTGATCCTGAGATCTCAGAGCTGATTAGTAAAACTCGTCTGGTGAAGTGGTCATATTTAGAAGAGAATCTATACCCACTGTGCACAGGAGTCCATGTACGAGCTGTGTGTATTTATGGTGCTGCTGAGCTCAGATGGCTCCTAAACTACGGCCACTGGTTTGCTAATAAAGTAGATCCAAAAGTGGATCCTGTTCTTATAGAATGTTTAGAAGAAAATCTTGCAGAAAAACGTCTGAATGTGCAGAGTAAAGTATAA
- the LOC127503292 gene encoding beta-1,3-galactosyl-O-glycosyl-glycoprotein beta-1,6-N-acetylglucosaminyltransferase 4-like, whose translation MKRLWLHLKLKNVCFVSFTLAIIICCFMTITLRVNEEGKGGQEAGLSERLRLTVKYGINCTAIYEMEPVEVGKTLVIRKQKTYVGATDETIVNATSDCDWFVVTQGYAGIQGTEFEREFPLAFSLVVHQDAALVERLLRAIYMPHNIYCIHYDLKSSADFISAIKGLARCIPNVFIASKLERVQYAGISRLRADLNCLSDLLDSEVKWKYVINLCGQDFPLRTNAELVSDLKELKGRNMVESKRPGGKKWRWSVHHILKNNNEYYDTPVSTSEEKSPPPYNIEMFSGSAYFALSREFVVFVHWSFLARDFLAWSEDTYSPDEHFWATLVRVPGVPGEVHRSDPEISELISKTRLVKWWPLEEKLYPPCTGVRVREVCIYGAAELRWLLNYGHWFANKVDPKVDPVLIECLEEKLAEKHLNVQSKV comes from the coding sequence ATGAAAAGATTGTGGCTTCACCTCAAACTGAAAAATGTCTGTTTCGTCAGTTTTACACTAGCAATCATTATATGCTGTTTTATGACCATAACTTTAAGAGTAAATGAAGAAGGAAAAGGAGGACAGGAAGCAGGATTGTCGGAAAGGCTGCGGCTGACAGTAAAATATGGCATTAACTGCACAGCAATATATGAAATGGAACCTGTGGAAGTGGGCAAAACTTTAGTCATCCGCAAGCAAAAAACCTATGTAGGGGCAACTGACGAGACTATTGTAAATGCCACCTCTGATTGTGATTGGTTTGTTGTGACACAGGGCTATGCTGGGATTCAAGGCACTGAATTTGAGCGTGAATTTCCTCTTGCTTTCTCTTTGGTTGTTCACCAGGATGCGGCTCTTGTAGAGAGGTTGCTCAGGGCCATTTATATGCCCCATAACATATATTGCATACATTATGATCTGAAGTCTTCAGCTGACTTTATTTCAGCAATTAAAGGTCTGGCCCGCTGCATCCCCAACGTCTTCATTGCCTCAAAACTGGAGAGGGTTCAATATGCAGGCATCTCACGACTCAGAGCGGATCTCAACTGCCTGTCTGACCTCCTAGATTCTGAGGTTAAGTGGAAGTATGTCATCAACCTGTGTGGTCAGGACTTTCCACTGCGGACAAACGCCGAGCTGGTGTCGGATCTAAAGGAGCTGAAAGGCAGGAACATGGTGGAGAGCAAGCGGCCTGGAGGAAAGAAATGGCGCTGGAGTGTTCATCATATCTTGAAAAATAACAATGAGTACTATGACACACCTGTCAGCACTTCTGAGGAGAAATCTCCACCTCCTTACAACATTGAAATGTTTTCGGGCAGTGCGTACTTTGCTCTCTCAAGGGAATTTGTGGTTTTTGTTCACTGGAGTTTCCTAGCTAGAGATTTCTTGGCTTGGTCTGAGGATACATACTCACCTGATGAACATTTCTGGGCGACTCTGGTTCGTGTTCCTGGAGTACCAGGTGAGGTGCACAGATCTGATCCTGAGATCTCAGAGCTGATTAGTAAAACTCGTCTAGTGAAGTGGTGGCCCCTTGAAGAGAAACTTTACCCACCGTGCACAGGAGTCCGTGTGCGAGAAGTGTGTATTTATGGTGCTGCTGAGCTCAGATGGCTCCTAAACTACGGCCACTGGTTTGCTAATAAAGTAGATCCAAAAGTGGATCCTGTTCTTATAGAATGTTTAGAAGAAAAGCTTGCAGAAAAACATCTGAATGTGCAGAGTAAAGTATAA